A window from Melitaea cinxia chromosome 5, ilMelCinx1.1, whole genome shotgun sequence encodes these proteins:
- the LOC123653906 gene encoding uncharacterized protein LOC123653906, with product MNKTNFNKWLNEKLIPNLPPQSIVVMDNASYHTVQLNKAPTMSSRKTEMQNWITSNGLSYLPSMVKAQLFQIIKEHKQPPVYEADVMLEAHGHKVVRLPPYHCDLNPIELIWSVLKRRIAEKNLGQEANKIVQITEEAFATITEVEWRKECEHVKKLEEKYYADGQVIDSEMDRFIIEVGDDSDTSDDEDDMEDEDDDDLLGISPLDEHLLLDHNYNKNYQIIYAFHYRPDF from the coding sequence ATGAATAAGACGAATTTTAATAAGTGGCTTAATGAAAAGCTTATACCAAATCTGCCACCTCAATCAATTGTGGTGATGGATAACGCCTCCTACCACACAGTGCAGCTTAACAAAGCACCAACAATGTCAAGCAGAAAGACAGAAATGCAAAACTGGATAACAAGTAATGGTCTTTCTTACTTGCCAAGTATGGTAAAAGCCCagctatttcaaataataaaggaGCATAAACAACCGCCTGTTTATGAAGCCGATGTAATGTTGGAGGCGCATGGGCATAAAGTGGTAAGGCTTCCACCTTATCACTGCGATTTAAACCCCATCGAGCTGATATGGAGTGTCTTAAAAAGACGAATTGCTGAAAAAAACCTAGGTCAGGAAGCAAATAAAATCGTCCAAATCACAGAAGAAGCATTTGCAACGATCACCGAAGTAGAATGGAGAAAAGAATGTGAGCACGTGAAAAAATTGGAAGAAAAATATTACGCTGATGGCCAAGTTATTGACAGCGAGATGGACAGGTTCATAATTGAAGTGGGAGACGATAGCGACACTTCTGATGACGAAGATGATATGGAAGATGAAGATGACGACGATCTCTTGGGTATAAGTCCGTTAGATGAGCATCTTTTGCttgatcataattataataaaaattatcaaattatttatgctTTTCATTACCGtcctgatttttaa
- the LOC123654109 gene encoding pre-mRNA-processing factor 19 has product MALYCAISNEVPEVPVVSPSSGAVFEKRIIEKYIIENGVDPISGKDLRVEDLIEIKTPPIVKPKPPSATSIPATLKSMQDEWDALMLHTFTQRQQLQTARQELSHALYQHDAACRVIARLTKEVTAAREALATLKPQAGIVAPQPAHVAEGGAAGGGAAAAGMSADVVARLQDRATELTQERKRRGRTVPDGLAAPDAVRAFLTLASHPGLHSASVPGILALDINPSDHSRLLTGGNDRNATVFNKDTEQVVAILKGHTKKVTRVIYHPDEDTVITASPDHTIRVWNVPTSQTTVLLRSHEGPVTGLSLHPTGDYVLSTSSDQHWAFSDIRTGTLLTKVSDASGVSLTTAQFHPDGLIFGTGTEDSQVKIWDLKEQSNVANFPGHAGPVTSISFSENGYYLATAAEDACVKLWDLRKLKNFKTIQLDEGYSIKELCFDQSGTYLAIAGTDVRVYLCRQWQELKVFNDHTASATGVRFGKNAQYLASTSMDRTLKLYGIE; this is encoded by the exons ATGGCTTTATATTGTGCAA TATCAAATGAAGTGCCCGAAGTCCCCGTGGTGTCCCCTTCTTCAGGGGCCGTGTTTGAGAAGCGTATTatcgaaaaatatataattgaaaatgGTGTTGATCCCATCAGTGGGAAAGATTTGAGAGTGGAAGaccttattgaaataaaaa CACCACCAATTGTAAAACCGAAGCCCCCCAGTGCCACATCGATCCCGGCCACACTGAAGAGCATGCAGGATGAATGGGACGCCCTCATGCTGCACACATTCACACAACGACAGCAGTTGCAAACTGCTCGACAG GAATTAAGTCATGCGCTCTACCAGCACGATGCGGCGTGTCGGGTGATCGCTCGCCTCACTAAGGAGGTGACCGCGGCCCGTGAGGCACTTGCCACTCTCAAGCCTCAAGCTGGCATCGTCGCACCACAGCCAGCACACGtg GCGgagggcggcgcggcgggcggcggcgcggcggcggccgGCATGTCGGCGGACGTGGTGGCGCGCCTGCAGGACCGCGCCACCGAGCTCACGCAGGAGCGCAAGCGGCGCGGCCGCACCGTGCCCGACGGGCTGGCGGCGCCCGACGCCGTGCGCGCCTTCCTCACGCTCGCCTCGCACCCC GGTCTCCACTCGGCCAGTGTGCCGGGCATCCTGGCGCTGGACATCAACCCGTCGGACCACAGCCGCCTGCTGACGGGAGGCAACGACCGCAACGCGACCGTGTTCAACAAGGACACGGAGCAGGTGGTGGCCATCCTCAAGGGTCATACCAAGAAGGTGACGCGCGTCATCTACCACCCCGACGAGGACACCGTCATCACCGCCTCGCCCGACCACACCATACGTGTGTGGAACGTGCCTAC GTCGCAGACGACGGTGCTGTTGAGGTCGCACGAGGGTCCGGTGACGGGGCTGTCGCTACACCCCACGGGCGACTATGTGTTGTCCACGTCTTCCGACCAGCACTGGGCTTTCTCCGATATCCGAACTGGCACGCTGCTCACCAAG GTtagcgacgcttctggtgttagTCTAACAACAGCCCAGTTCCATCCGGACGGTCTGATCTTCGGTACCGGCACCGAAGACTCTCAAGTAAAGATCTGGGATCTGAAGGAGCAGAGCAACGTGGCCAACTTCCCTGGACACGCTGGACCGGTCACCTCCATATCATTCTCAGAAAACGGTTACTATTTGGCGACGGCAGCTGAGGATGCATGCGTCAAACTATGGGATTTGAGAAAACTGAAGAACTTCAAGACTATCCAATTGGACGAGGGTTACTCTATCAAGGAGCTGTGCTTCGATCAGAGCGGGACATACTTGGCCATAGCGGGCACAGATGTAAGGGTGTATCTATGCAGACAGTGGCAGGAGTTGAAAGTGTTCAACGACCACACAGCGTCTGCTACAGGCGTTCGATTTGGGAAGAACGCTCAGTATCTTGCATCTACAAGTATGGATCGTACCCTCAAACTATACGGCATAgagtaa